A window of Acidobacteriota bacterium genomic DNA:
GATGCCGCCCAGATCGAGGAACGCCCCGTAGCCGGTGATGTTCTTCACGACGCCGGTGAGGCGCTTCCCCTCCTCGAGGACCTCGAGGGTTTTCTTCTTCTTCTCGAGGTTCTCCTCCTCCAGCACGGCCTTGCGGGAGAGGACGATGTTGCCGCGGCGGCGGTTCACCTTGATGACCCGCATGCGGAGCTCCTTCCCCTTGAGGGAATCGAGATTCCGCACGGGGCGGATGTCGACCAGCGATCCGGGAAGGAACGCCCGGACGCCGATGTCCACCGCGAGGCCGCCCTTGATGCGCTCGATGACGCGGCCGGCGACGATGGCCCCGGTGTTGTACGCCCCCTCGACCGCCTCCCACACGCGCACCTTCTCGGCCTTCTCCTTCGAGAGGACGACGTACCCTTCCTTGTTCTCCGTCTTCTCGAGGAGGACGTCCACCTCGTCCCCGACGGCGACGTGGAGCTTCCCGTCGAGGCCGGTGAACTCCTCGATGTCGATGATCCCCTCGGACTTGTACCCCACGTCGACGATGACTTCGTTCGGCAGGATCTTGAGGACCTTCCCCTTCACCACCTGGCCTTCGGCGAGGTTGCGGAAACTGACGTCGTACATGTCGAGGAGTTTCTCGTAGTCCTCGCGGCTCAGCGGGTCCTCCGCCATCGCCGTCGCTCCCCGGCCCGCGATGGGCTCGAAGCCGGGAGACCCCGTGCGTGCGCGGGGCGACGACTCTGCTTTGGCGTCCTTCTGCAACTCCATACTTCTCCCCTCGACGTGCCACTCCGATGTCAACGGTCAGGATCTTCACCCGGCGCTCTCTCCGCACACGCCACGGCAGCGGGGGCCCGCGGCGCGCGGGGCCGGCAATGGGCAGGATGAGAGCTAAGTCAAAGTGAACGCTTACTCTACGCCGGAACGCGGGTGTGTGTCAAGGAAGGGCGCGGCCTACTTCCCGCCCAGGAGGACGTCGAACCCGACGCGGGCTTCCCAGAAGTTGTCCGTCGCCGTGACGAAGGAGAACGAGGCGCGGCCGCCGGCGCCGGAGTTCGGGGGAAGCTTCGCGGCCTGTGCCGAAAATCCGAACGGGAGCGGGTCCCCGCTGCCGTTGAAGCCGAGGAGGTAGTGCATGTCGCACTCCTGAGGCGGCTGCGAGAGCGGCGGATCCTGATCGCGCATGCACGTCTGGGCGAATCCGAGTGTGTCGATCAGATCCTGCCGGCCCAGCTTGCCGGTGATCGTCGCCGTGGACTGCTGGTAGATGATCTGCCGCAGATCGAATCGGAAGGAGAAGATCTCGTTCACGAAGAAGCGGGCCCCGCCGCCGTACGTGTAGTAGTTGCTGTTCTCGCCCTTGTACGGGGCGTCGTACTTCCGCTGCCAGATCCCTATGCCGGCCTGGAGATACGGGACGAGGCGCTTGTCGGGCTTCGTGTTGAAGTTGTAGACGGCGCTCACGCCGTTCGAGAAGATGTTGGTGTTGATCTGGTTGGCGCGGTTTCGCAGGGCTCCCGGGTTCAGGAGGATCCGGTTGACGAATGCGGTCACGTCGGGAAAGGTCTCGGCGGCGTGGCTCGGCATCGGCAGCACCGCCGGGATGTCGGCCGCCGCGTTCTTCGAGTAGCGGTGCTGCGGAACGTTCGGGATCTCCCCGAGGCCCGTGAACCGCACGATGATGTTCGGGTCGGCCTGATCCGTGACGGGGTTGAACCCGAGCGTGATGTAGTCGCGGTTGGCCCACGTGAACTCGTAGAAGTCGGCCAGCCGCTGGAAGTACGGGTCGGCGGGGTTCGAGACCGGGGTCCTGAGAATCGGGATCAGGTTCTGCGTCATGTCGAGACGCTGTTTCGTGAACCCCAGGTCCATCTCGGCCTCCCAGTGGCGCGTGAAGTTGTAGCCGAAGCGCATCCCGAGGAGGAACTCGCTCGCGTTCACCTGGACGTCGTGGTTGGTGACGATCCCCTTGGCGTTGTAGACGTACTTCGCCTCCATGTCGTCGTCGCACTCGTCGTTGAAGTTGACCGGGGGGCCGAACGGATCCGAGGAGTTCGGGTCGCCGTTTCTCAAATTGGCGTTGGCCTCGCCACTGTTGCGCGGACAGGCTTCGACCGCGGTGAACGTGTTGCTCGCGATCGGCCCGAGAAACTGATCATTCGGGCCTGTCGCCCCGAGATTCTTGCAGATGACGCACTGCACCGTCCGGACGGTCGTGTTCGGGTCCTGAATGATGTACTCGGCCGCCGTCGGATCGAGGCGATACGTGGTGACGACCCCGCGCTGGATGGCCGTCGGGACGGTCTGGCTGCCGTAGTCCCCGAAGTAGATGTAG
This region includes:
- a CDS encoding outer membrane beta-barrel protein, whose amino-acid sequence is MRIVRTRSLLALATSLGLAAALLVTSITPASAQNKKKAWEVYIYFGDYGSQTVPTAIQRGVVTTYRLDPTAAEYIIQDPNTTVRTVQCVICKNLGATGPNDQFLGPIASNTFTAVEACPRNSGEANANLRNGDPNSSDPFGPPVNFNDECDDDMEAKYVYNAKGIVTNHDVQVNASEFLLGMRFGYNFTRHWEAEMDLGFTKQRLDMTQNLIPILRTPVSNPADPYFQRLADFYEFTWANRDYITLGFNPVTDQADPNIIVRFTGLGEIPNVPQHRYSKNAAADIPAVLPMPSHAAETFPDVTAFVNRILLNPGALRNRANQINTNIFSNGVSAVYNFNTKPDKRLVPYLQAGIGIWQRKYDAPYKGENSNYYTYGGGARFFVNEIFSFRFDLRQIIYQQSTATITGKLGRQDLIDTLGFAQTCMRDQDPPLSQPPQECDMHYLLGFNGSGDPLPFGFSAQAAKLPPNSGAGGRASFSFVTATDNFWEARVGFDVLLGGK